The Amblyomma americanum isolate KBUSLIRL-KWMA chromosome 3, ASM5285725v1, whole genome shotgun sequence genome window below encodes:
- the LOC144124402 gene encoding sodium channel protein 1 brain-like: MRTLAVLRVFRSLASVRGVRQLVLIFAASVPAFINIALLLFLVMFVYAVLGVSLFGHLRSDDSYGGLVNFGQLWRALLLLFRLSTSSAWNEVLVWLLPAGKGLAVAYLVSYLFISNFIIFNSYVAVLLAGYEQALNTELSGLSDADMVDFASAWARLDVAARRTLPLCALPTLLDSLPRPLRLPRPNMLALAIMDVPLLSGDRVHYVHLLQSLLRVRMNMYEPLCEPLRRSLEAAAAAAYPELRRPDMRPISGTMQRQQEQRAAHILAEFFVRGCERLRLERAARTLQRAFRAHRLRRTATLANRLQPFPLFLITRTNLQYW, translated from the exons ATGCGCACGCTGGCCGTGCTGCgcgtcttccgcagcctggcgTCGGTGCGCGGCGTGCGCCAGCTGGTGCTCATCTTCGCCGCCTCGGTGCCCGCCTTCATCAACATCGCGCTGCTGCTGTTCCTCGTCATGTTCGTGTACGCCGTGCTGGGCGTCTCGCTCTTCGGACACCTGCGCTCCGACGACAGCTACGG TGGCCTGGTGAACTTCGGTCAGCTGTGGCGCGCGCTCTTGCTGCTCTTCCGGCTGTCCACGTCGAGCGCGTGGAACGAGGTGCTGGTCTGGCTGCTGCCCGCCGGAAAGGGGCTCGCCGTCGCCTACCTCGTCTCCTACCTGTTCATCTCGAACTTCATCATCTTCAACTCGTACGTCGCCGTGCTGCTGGCCGGATACGAACAG GCCCTAAACACGGAGCTGAGCGGCCTGTCGGACGCCGACATGGTGGACTTCGCGAGCGCCTGGGCGCGGCTGGACGTCGCCGCCCGTCGGACGCTGCCGTTGTGCGCACTGCCGACTCTGCTGGATTCGCTGCCGCGGCCTCTGCGGCTGCCCCGGCCCAACATGCTGGCGCTAGCCATCATGGACGTGCCGCTGCTCTCCGGAGACAGG GTCCACTACGTGCACCTGCTGCAGTCGCTGCTGCGCGTGCGCATGAACATGTACGAGCCACTGTGCGAGCCCCTGCGGCGCAGCCTGgaggcggccgccgcggccgcctaCCCGGAGCTGCGGCGCCCAGACATGCGCCCCATCTCGGGAACCATGCAGCGGCAGCAGGAACAGCGCGCCGCGCACATCCTCGCCGAGTTCTTCGTGCGCGGCTGCGAGCGGCTGCGCCTGGAGCGCGCCGCGCGCACCCTGCAGAGGGCGTTCCGGGCGCACCGGCTGCGACGCACCGCCACGCTGGCCAACcggctgcagcccttcccgctatTCCTCATCACCCGCACCAACCTGCAGTACTGGTGA